The sequence below is a genomic window from Rhodothermales bacterium.
CCATCCACACCACCGAGATCGATAAAGACTCCGAAATTTGTGATGTTTTTGACCGTACCCTCCAGAATCTGGACGGGCTCCATCGCGGAAAGAATTCCTTTCCGTTGTTCCTGAAGATCCTTCTCGATGAGGGCTTTGTGAGAAACAACGATGTTCTCGTTGATCGGATTGAGCTTGACGATCTTGAACTCCATCCGCTTCTCGAGGTAAGCGTCGAAATCTCTGACCGGCCGTACGTCAATTTGAGACCCGGGAAGGAACGCCTCTACGCCTTCGAACAGCTCGACGATCATGCCGCCTTTGATCCGCCGAACGATCGTTCCCTCAAGGACTTCTTCATTCTCGAAGGCATCCTCAATTCGTCGCCACCTCTTGACCTTGTCCGCCTTGCTCTTTGAAAGCACGAGCTGGCCGTGGTAGTCTTCTATGCGTTCGAGATAGACTTCAACTTCTTCACCTGATTCGAGCTCGTGATCAAACTCTGACTTCGAGATGATGCCGTCGCTCTTGAACCCGATGTCGATAACAACATCCTTTTCTCCAATGCTGACAACACGGCCCGTCACGATCTCATGCGCCGAGACGTTGGTAAGTGTCTTTTCGACAAGGGCGCGCAACTCGTCGTAGGTGGTAATGCGTGCGTCCTCCTCGGGAGAAGCCTCGAGGTCTTCTAGCTTGATGACATCGCCGACAATCTCTCCCGTATATCCAACAGGCGGTGGAGCCTGATATCCATTCCCGGTAGCTGTCGGGGCGTCGACTTGTTCTGTTTCGCCCACGGCAGCGGGCGCGGTATCTGTTGAGGGCTCGGGTTCATCACCGGGCGCCGACGCATCTTTCGCGGCATCGGACGTCGCTGCGGGCAGCTCGGCTTCGACGGGCGCGGACGGCTCGGCTT
It includes:
- a CDS encoding S1 RNA-binding domain-containing protein — encoded protein: MADNQQKDKETTDQTKETAVADPAAITPETSDADKAEPSAPVEAELPAATSDAAKDASAPGDEPEPSTDTAPAAVGETEQVDAPTATGNGYQAPPPVGYTGEIVGDVIKLEDLEASPEEDARITTYDELRALVEKTLTNVSAHEIVTGRVVSIGEKDVVIDIGFKSDGIISKSEFDHELESGEEVEVYLERIEDYHGQLVLSKSKADKVKRWRRIEDAFENEEVLEGTIVRRIKGGMIVELFEGVEAFLPGSQIDVRPVRDFDAYLEKRMEFKIVKLNPINENIVVSHKALIEKDLQEQRKGILSAMEPVQILEGTVKNITNFGVFIDLGGVDG